The Bacteriovorax sp. PP10 nucleotide sequence TTGGCGATCATGTCTATAACGACATTTTAACTTACGAAAGCTGTACTCCCACTATGGTTATAAAAGGAACTTTAACTGTTCCAGGTAAGTTTACTTCTCAAATCGAAGATGGAAAATGCCACTATTCACATCGCAATGAACATCTTAATTTTAGAATATTAGTTCGTGAAAATAATGAAGAGTATTATGCTACTTATGGGCTTACAATTGCAGGCAAATCAATCGGCGGAAGAATTCTTAAAAATGGTGTAGAAATGGGCACGATTGAAGGTGAGTTAATTTACGAAGGTAAATAATTAATACAATAATAGGATCTCATTTTTTGAATGTTGTTTAACTATGTTTTTCGTTGCAAAATAATACCAAACTTTAATTGGTGGAAATATTATGAGCAACGAAACACAGACCCTTCCATGGGGACAAAAAGAAAAAGATCTTTGGTTTAAAGAGCAAGTCATTAAACGCTCATACCTGGAAGAAGTGGTTACTAAGATTAATAAACTTAGAGACACCTTTGAAATTTCACAATACGGCTCACTTTCAATTGATCCAAATAAATACCCAGTTTTTTTAATGAAAACGAAAAACTTTGATTCTTCAAAACCAACTGTTCTCATTACTGGTGGCGTTCATGGATATGAAACGAGTGGAGTACACGGCGCTCTTCTTTTCATGGAAAAACACATCTCGAATTATTCAAACGATTTTAACTTCATTTGCGCTCCTTGTATCAGTCCTTGGGGCTATGAAACAGTTAATCGCTGGAACAATCTTGCCATCGATCCTAATCGTTCATTCTATCAGGATAGCCCTGCCGAAGAATGCAAACTGTTTTTGAACGCCATCTCAGCGCTTAACATAAACCTTTTTGCTCATTTCGATCTCCATGAAACAACTGACACAGACAACACTATTTTCAGAATCGCACTTGAACAAAGAGATGCTATCAAGAAAGAGTTTTCAGAAATCCCCGACGGCTTCTACGTTGTAGGTAGTACTCATAAACCTCAGGGCGAATTTCAAAAAGCTGTTATTGAATCTGTAAGAAAAATTACACACATTGCTCCAACAGATGAAAGAGGGATGCTAATCGGTAAAAAAATCGAAAGTGAAGGTGTCGTTAATTACGATATGAAAAAGCTTTTCCTAT carries:
- a CDS encoding M14 family metallopeptidase gives rise to the protein MSNETQTLPWGQKEKDLWFKEQVIKRSYLEEVVTKINKLRDTFEISQYGSLSIDPNKYPVFLMKTKNFDSSKPTVLITGGVHGYETSGVHGALLFMEKHISNYSNDFNFICAPCISPWGYETVNRWNNLAIDPNRSFYQDSPAEECKLFLNAISALNINLFAHFDLHETTDTDNTIFRIALEQRDAIKKEFSEIPDGFYVVGSTHKPQGEFQKAVIESVRKITHIAPTDERGMLIGKKIESEGVVNYDMKKLFLCGGFSDAEYSTTTEVYPDSPKVTDEICNLAQVAAICGGLDFIKRCK